In Bacteroidia bacterium, a genomic segment contains:
- a CDS encoding GPI anchored serine-threonine rich family protein — MRLFYQGIFFALFFPALIHAQSVSQVRAERVGRDSVRIFYSLQDPAEERTYRIDIFAITNTDTLRLTKVYGDIGDSIRVGDHSVVWNAIGESGRFRGPVIFRVRAIPSFLINDPTEGLTLKRGNPFTFSWYGGNSYLDDLSLVLYQYDNVLDTLKVVTETDKFTWQVPADIAPGKGYRVRIVGTDKTGINAFTNEFIIARKIPLYYIIAPAAALVGGTAAFLILRRKELPPPIDPDK, encoded by the coding sequence ATGAGGCTTTTCTACCAGGGGATTTTTTTTGCACTATTTTTTCCTGCTTTGATTCACGCACAAAGTGTTTCTCAGGTTCGCGCTGAAAGAGTCGGGAGGGATAGTGTGCGTATTTTCTACTCGCTACAGGACCCTGCCGAAGAACGAACTTACCGTATCGATATTTTTGCGATTACAAATACTGATACATTACGACTTACTAAAGTATATGGAGATATCGGTGACAGCATCCGGGTGGGAGACCATTCAGTTGTCTGGAATGCGATTGGTGAATCGGGCCGTTTTCGGGGTCCGGTAATTTTTCGTGTAAGGGCTATCCCCAGCTTTCTTATTAACGATCCCACGGAGGGCCTTACCTTAAAAAGAGGCAATCCATTTACCTTCTCCTGGTATGGCGGTAATAGCTATCTCGACGACCTGAGTCTTGTCCTATATCAGTATGACAATGTCCTTGATACACTGAAGGTCGTTACAGAGACCGATAAATTTACCTGGCAGGTACCTGCGGATATCGCGCCGGGAAAAGGCTATCGCGTACGCATCGTCGGTACCGATAAAACCGGGATTAATGCCTTTACCAATGAATTTATAATTGCGAGGAAAATCCCACTCTATTATATCATTGCTCCTGCTGCTGCCCTTGTGGGGGGAACAGCGGCATTTTTGATTCTTCGAAGAAAAGAGCTTCCCCCCCCGATTGATCCTGACAAATAA